Proteins from a single region of Ziziphus jujuba cultivar Dongzao chromosome 1, ASM3175591v1:
- the LOC107435506 gene encoding protein TORNADO 1, translating to MATNQKLRDLQDVLHAIKSESLSLHSISFYLSQPTSCCYQETENSMNINLSNENLPYFYNFLAVLGTSKTSQSCLRNLEFHWVEWEPQQLKSLGALLENYSSVKQVVFGRNRLSRECLSELCEILKRNKVIKEIMFSESAIGSVGSGLLASALKVNDSLEELQIWEDSIGSRGAEELSKMIEVNSTLKLLTIFDSNSITATPLISAVLARNRSMEVHIWSGENGERSSKVVEFVPENSTLRIYRLNVSGTCRVACALGWNSTVKSLDMTGVRLKSRWAKEFRWVLEQNQTLKEVNLSKTSLKDKGVVYVAAGLFKNQKLENLYLDGNLFRGVGVEHLLCPLSRFSALQIQANISLRCLTFGGEGTKIGRDGLAAILQMLTSNESVTRLGIYDDESLRPDDFVKIFRSLERNASLRHLSFQGCKGVRGELVLQTIMETLQVNPWIEDIDLARTPLQNSGKADGIYQRLGQNGKTEPEMEKMDLLKDMPLTVPKSCRVFFCGQEYAGKATLCNSVSQSFSSSKLPYLDQVRTLVNPLEQAVKTVGMKIKTFKDEDTKISIWNLAGQHEFYSLHDLMFPGHGSASFFIIISSLFRKPSNREPKTPIEIEEDLQYWLRFIVSNSRRAAQQCILPNVTIVLTHYDKINQPSQNLQAAVTSIQRLRDKFQGFVDFYPTVFTVDARSSASVSKLTHHLRKTSKMILQRVPRIYQLCNDLIQVLSDWRSENYNKPAMRWKEFEELCQGKVPPLRVRSRHDNRQTVEMRRRAVATCLHQMGEVIYFDDLGFLILDCEWFCGEVLGQLMKLDVRSRSSTDKNGFISRKELEKILRGSLQSQIPGMGSRVFENLEASDLVRMMLKLELCYLQDPADPNSLLLIPSILEEGRGKPQRWQLATNDCIYAGRHLECDDSSHMFLTPGFFPRLQVHLHNRIMALKNQHGATYSLEKYLISIGINGIYIRVELGGQLGYYIDVLACSTKNLTETLRLVQQLIIPAIHSLCHGITLTESVLRPECVQNLTPPRYRKTQFVPLQQLKHALLSVPADGMYDYQHTWSTVLDSGSPVLRAGFDFARDLLSDDDFREVLHRRYHDLYNLASELQVSAESNTDEPEHALSTSNEPDKVEASFGGIAKGVEMVLQRLKIIEQEIRDLKQEIQGLRYYEHRLLIELHRKVNYLVNYNVQVEERKVPNMFYFVRTENYSRRLVTNIISGMTALRLHMLCEFRQEMHVVEDQLGCELMKVDNMAVKSLAPYMTKFMKLLTFALKIGAHLAAGMGEMIPDLSREVAHLADSSLLYGAGGAAAAGFVGAAAMGRNRSRAAERSRDIQQDLRTAQQWVVDFLRDRRCSTGKEIAEKFGLWRVRYRDDGHIAWICRRHMSLRAHEIMELPI from the exons ATGGCAACAAACCAGAAACTTAGAGATCTTCAAGATGTTCTGCATGCCATCAAATCCGAAAGCCTCAGCTTACACAGCATTTCCTTTTACCTTTCTCAGCCCACTTCTTGTTGCTACCAAGAAACAGAAAACTCCATGAACATAAACCTCTCTAACGAAAACCTTCCCTACTTTTACAACTTCCTTGCAGTTTTAGGAACATCCAAAACCTCCCAATCATGTCTCAGAAACTTGGAGTTCCATTGGGTTGAATGGGAACCACAGCAACTGAAAAGCCTTGGCGCATTGCTTGAGAATTACTCTAGCGTAAAGCAAGTTGTGTTTGGAAGAAACAGGTTGAGTAGAGAATGTCTATCTGAGCTGTGTGAAATTCTAAAGAGAAATAAAGTGATCAAAGAGATAATGTTTTCTGAATCAGCAATTGGGTCTGTTGGTTCCGGGCTTCTTGCTTCTGCACTTAAGGTGAATGATAGTTTGGAAGAGTTGCAGATTTGGGAAGACTCAATTGGTTCAAGAGGTGCTGAGGAACTCTCAAAGATGATTGAAGTAAACTCCACACTTAAGCTGCTGACAATTTTCGATTCCAATTCAATCACTGCAACACCACTTATTTCTGCAGTTTTAGCAAGAAACAGGAGCATGGAAGTTCATATTTGGAGTGGTGAAAATGGAGAAAGGAGTTCAAAGGTGGTTGAGTTTGTACCCGAGAACAGCACACTTCGAATTTATCGTCTCAATGTTTCAGGCACTTGCAGGGTTGCCTGTGCTTTGGGATGGAACTCAACTGTGAAGTCACTGGACATGACCGGAGTCCGGCTGAAATCGCGTTGGGCTAAGGAGTTCAGGTGGGTGTTGGAACAAAACCAGACCCTCAAAGAGGTGAACTTGTCAAAAACTAGCCTGAAAGATAAAGGAGTTGTATACGTAGCTGCTGGACTTTTCAAGAACCAGAAGTTGGAGAACTTGTATCTAGATGGAAACTTGTTTAGAGGCGTAGGAGTGGAGCATTTACTCTGTCCTTTGAGCAGGTTCTCTGCCTTGCAAATACAAGCAAATATAAGTTTAAGATGTTTAACATTTGGAGGAGAAGGAACCAAGATTGGAAGGGATGGTCTTGCAGCCATATTACAGATGCTGACAAGCAATGAAAGTGTGACACGGTTAGGGATATACGATGATGAGAGCTTGAGGCCagatgattttgtgaaaattttcagGAGCTTGGAGAGGAATGCCTCTTTGAGGCACTTGTCTTTCCAAGGCTGCAAAGGGGTTCGAGGAGAGTTGGTGCTGCAAACCATCATGGAGACATTACAAGTAAATCCTTGGATTGAAGACATTGATCTTGCAAGAACGCCGTTGCAGAATTCTGGTAAGGCTGATGGGATTTATCAAAGATTAGGCCAGAATGGGAAGACTGAACCAGAAATGGAAAAAATGGATTTGCTCAAGGACATGCCGCTTACTGTACCAAAGAGTTGCAGAGTTTTCTTCTGTGGACAAGAATATGCAG GTAAGGCTACATTGTGCAACTCTGTGTCACAGAGTTTCTCCTCTTCAAAGCTTCCTTACCTGGATCAAGTAAGAACTCTAGTGAACCCGCTTGAGCAAGCAGTTAAAACAGTTGGAATGAAGATAAAAACTTTCAAAGATGAAGACACAAAGATCTCAATATGGAATCTTGCTGGTCAGCATGAATTCTATTCCCTCCATGATCTCATGTTTCCAGGGCATGGAAGTGCttccttcttcatcatcatatctAGTTTGTTCAGGAAACCCAGCAACAGAGAACCAAAAACCCCTATTGAGATCGAAGAGGATCTCCAGTACTGGCTTAGGTTCATAGTCTCCAATTCAAGAAGAGCTGCACAACAATGCATACTTCCAAATGTAACAATTGTTCTCACACACTATGACAAAATCAATCAACCTTCACAAAACTTGCAAGCAGCAGTAACCTCAATTCAAAGATTGAGAGACAAGTTCCAAGGCTTTGTTGATTTCTATCCGACGGTGTTCACAGTCGATGCAAGATCATCAGCATCAGTCAGTAAACTCACTCATCACCTCCGGAAGACGAGCaagatgattctccaaagggtTCCGAGAATCTATCAGCTATGCAATGATCTGATACAAGTATTATCAGATTGGAGGTCAGAGAACTACAACAAGCCTGCAATGAGATGGAAGGAGTTCGAAGAGCTATGCCAAGGAAAGGTTCCACCCTTAAGAGTTCGTTCAAGACATGATAACAGACAGACAGTAGAAATGAGGAGGAGGGCTGTCGCTACTTGTCTTCATCAAATGGGAGAGGTTATTTATTTTGACGATCTGGGTTTTCTAATCTTAGACTGTGAGTGGTTCTGTGGTGAGGTGCTTGGCCAACTAATGAAACTCGATGTGAGAAGTAGGAGCTCCACAGATAAGAATGGGTTCATCAGCAGGAAAGAGTTGGAGAAGATTCTAAGAGGAAGTTTACAGAGCCAGATTCCTGGAATGGGTTCAAGGGTATTTGAGAACTTGGAGGCTAGTGACCTTGTGAGGATGATGCTTAAACTTGAACTTTGTTACTTACAAGACCCAGCAGATCCTAATTCCTTGCTATTAATCCCCTCAATTCTTGAAGAAGGCAGAGGAAAGCCACAGAGATGGCAATTAGCCACCAATGACTGCATTTATGCTGGAAGGCACCTTGAGTGTGATGATTCAAGCCATATGTTTCTCACCCCAGGCTTCTTTCCTAGATTACAG GTGCATCTTCACAACAGAATCATGGCGCTAAAGAACCAGCATGGAGCTACTTACAGTCTGGAGAAATACCTAATCTCAATTGGCATCAATGGAATCTATATCAGAGTGGAGCTAGGAGGACAGCTTGGTTACTATATTGATGTCTTGGCATGTTCCACCAAAAACCTGACAGAAACTCTAAGACTTGTCCAGCAGCTTATAATACCTGCAATCCATAGCCTCTGCCATGGTATCACCTTGACTGAAAGTGTACTGCGTCCAGAATGTGTTCAAAATCTCACACCTCCTAGATACAGGAAAACCCAGTTTGTTCCATTGCAGCAATTGAAACATGCCTTACTATCAGTTCCTGCAGATGGTATGTACGATTATCAGCACACATGGAGTACAGTTTTAGACTCTGGCAGCCCAGTTCTAAGAGCAGGTTTTGATTTTGCTCGTGACCTTCTATCCGATGATGATTTCCGTGAAGTACTACACCGGAGATATCATGACCTGTACAACCTTGCCTCAGAACTGCAAGTCTCAGCTGAAAGCAACACAGATGAACCAGAGCATGCATTATCCACCAGCAATGAGCCCGACAAGGTTGAAGCATCTTTTGGTGGAATTGCCAAGGGAGTGGAAATGGTTTTACAGAGGTTGAAGATCATTGAACAAGAAATCAGAGACTTGAAACAGGAGATCCAAGGGTTAAGATATTATGAGCATAGACTCCTTATAGAGCTTCATCGAAAAGTGAACTACCTAGTGAACTACAATGTCCAAGTTGAAGAGAGGAAAGTTCCCAACATGTTCTATTTTGTTAGGACAGAAAACTACTCGAGGAGATTAGTAACCAACATCATCTCTGGCATGACTGCTCTTCGATTGCACATGTTATGTGAATTCCGCCAAGAAATGCACGTTGTTGAAGATCAGCTAGGTTGTGAACTAATGAAGGTTGATAACATGGCTGTGAAGAGTTTAGCTCCATACATGACGAAGTTCATGAAACTGCTAACATTTGCTCTGAAGATAGGAGCCCATCTAGCAGCTGGAATGGGAGAAATGATACCCGATTTGAGCAGGGAAGTTGCCCACCTCGCTGACTCTTCCCTCCTTTATGGGGCAGGAGGGGCGGCTGCTGCCGGGTTTGTTGGGGCTGCAGCTATGGGAAGGAACAGAAGCAGGGCTGCAGAACGCTCGAGGGATATTCAACAAGATCTAAGAACAGCACAGCAGTGGGTGGTGGACTTCTTAAGGGACAGGAGATGCTCAACTGGAAAAGAAATTGCAGAGAAGTTTGGGTTATGGAGAGTGAGGTACAGGGACGACGGTCACATTGCATGGATCTGTAGGAGGCATATGAGCCTCAGAGCACATGAAATAATGGAATTACCAATTTGA